From a region of the Sander lucioperca isolate FBNREF2018 chromosome 8, SLUC_FBN_1.2, whole genome shotgun sequence genome:
- the LOC118495616 gene encoding piggyBac transposable element-derived protein 4-like: MGTCGGYSPAPYAMFKKKKKKKKKKKKNVTLTRTKNANLSFVTRDVEEIVVAPTNLEGLRKCGHDWKTMEAADLRGYLGLLILSGVYRSRNEAAESLWHEESGRPIFRATMPVKRFHAYSRLLRFDDRESRAARRAAVRDVFDAWARRLPGLYNPGPDVTVDEQLVPFRGRCPFRQYMPSKPARYGVKLWVACDAKSSYAWNVQAYTGKSACGASERNQGARVVLDLTEGLAGPRNVTCDNFFTSYDLARRLLRERRLTLVGTMRKNKPELPAALLDTRGRAVASSRFAFTPDAALVSYVPKRNKNVLLLSTLHAGDARLLVASGGRAAKPEIVLHYNATKGGVDNLDKLVATYSCRRKTARLPLAVFHNVLDVSAYNAFVIWRELRPAWMRGKLNRRRAFLEQLGRALVAPLMERRRSLPRTEAAAALVRAATRGPAEGPRRPDGEREPPAPRAAGERKRCQLCPRSNDRKTNAVCAGCRRYVCGSCAYCAECASP; the protein is encoded by the exons ATGGGAACCTGCGGCGGCTACTCACCGGCACCGTACGCGATgttcaagaagaagaagaagaagaagaagaagaagaaaaagaacgtGACTCTGACGAGGACCAAGAATGCGAATCTTTCG TTTGTCACGCGGGACGTGGAGGAGATCGTGGTGGCGCCGACGAACCTCGAGGGCCTGAGGAAATGCGGCCACGACTGGAAAACGATGGAGGCCGCGGACCTGCGCGGCTACCTCGGGCTGCTGATCCTCTCGGGCGTGTACAGGTCCCGCAACGAGGCCGCGGAGAGCCTGTGGCACGAGGAGAGCGGCAGGCCCATATTCCGCGCCACGATGCCGGTCAAACGGTTCCACGCGTACTCGAGACTGCTGCGATTCGACGACCGCGAGTCGAGAGCCGCCAGACGAGCGGCCGTGCGGGACGTGTTTGACGCGTGGGCGCGCCGGCTTCCCGGCCTCTACAACCCGGGCCCCGACGTGACCGTGGACGAGCAGCTGGTCCCCTTTCGAG GTCGATGCCCGTTCCGCCAGTACATGCCCAGCAAGCCCGCGAGGTACGGCGTCAAGCTGTGGGTGGCCTGCGACGCCAAGTCCAGCTACGCGTGGAACGTGCAGGCCTACACCGGAAAGTCCGCGTGCGGCGCGTCCGAGAGGAACCAGGGCGCCCGGGTGGTGCTGGACCTGACCGAGGGGCTCGCGGGCCCTCGCAACGTCACGTGCGACAACTTTTTCACCTCGTACGACCTGGCGCGGCGGCTCCTGCGCGAGAGGCGCCTCACCCTGGTGGGCACGATGCGCAAAAACAAGCCGGAGCTGCCGGCCGCCTTGCTCGACACCAGGGGCCGCGCGGTCGCCTCGTCCAGGTTCGCCTTCACGCCCGACGCCGCTCTGGTGTCCTACGTGCCCAAGAGGAACAAGAACGTGCTGCTGCTGAGCACGCTGCACGCGGGGGACGCGCGGCTCCTGGTGGCGTCCGGCGGCCGCGCGGCCAAACCCGAGATCGTGCTCCACTACAACGCCACCAAGGGCGGCGTGGACAACCTGGACAAGCTCGTGGCCACGTACAGCTGCCGTAGGAAGACCGCGCGCTTGCCCCTCGCCGTGTTCCACAACGTCCTCGACGTGTCCGCCTACAACGCCTTCGTGATCTGGCGAGAGCTCAGGCCCGCGTGGATGCGCGGCAAGCTCAACAGGAGGAGGGCGTTCCTCGAGCAGCTGGGACGGGCGCTCGTCGCGCCGCtcatggagaggaggaggagcctcCCTCGCACGGAGGCGGCCGCCGCGCTCGTCAGAGCCGCGACGAGAGGGCCCGCCGAGGGACCGCGACGACCGGACGGCGAGCGGGAGCCGCCCGCGCCGAGAGCGGCCGGCGAGAGGAAGAGGTGTCAGCTCTGTCCCAGGAGCAACGACCGCAAAACAAACGCCGTCTGCGCCGGCTGCCGGAGGTACGTCTGCGGGAGCTGCGCCTATTGCGCGGAATGTGCGAGCCCGTAG